The following nucleotide sequence is from Aedes aegypti strain LVP_AGWG chromosome 3, AaegL5.0 Primary Assembly, whole genome shotgun sequence.
ttttttcatcaatttcgaaaatttccataaaataaagtctcagccgtcgcctctcaatttcccaattgagggtcaatttgaggtctatacttaagatctgagagggtttcgtcaaaattttatcgtgcagtttttgccaaacgacgaataaagatggcaattttttacaaccatttttaatttttttcatcaattttgaaaatttccataaaataaagtctcagccgtcgcctctcaatttcccaattgagggtcaatttgaggtctatacttaagatctgagagggtttcgtcaaaattttatcgtgcagtttttgccaaacgacgaataaagatggcaattttttacaaccatttttaatttttttcatcaattttgaaaatttccataaaataaagtctcagccgtcgcctctcaatttcccaattgagggtcaatttgaggtctatgagcctatgcatgctataaaacgtttgacttttactgtgcgccctgttttcaagttgcccgtgagagagaacgagacagcaccaacacacggcgcacagtaaaagtcaaacgaacaaaagaatttatagcatgtacagaggctcatactaaagatctgagagggtttcgtcaaaattttatcgtgcagtttttgccaaacgacgaacaaagatggcaatttttaacaaccatttttattttttttcatccggATTGAAAACGACAATCCGAAATGGCTATACAGTTTTACCCTTATGCTATCTCTTCCATGTATCGCGCCTAATCTTACTTGTTcgccaataaaaaaaactttataacattttttcccattgaaaaatgttattcTGTACAAAGTCACTCCATTTTTTAACACCGGTACAAAAACTGGGTGTTAGATTCCCAccaacacggaaaataaaaaaaaggtgaTGAAAAATGGGTGTTAGATTCACAGTAGTCGAGAAAACGTCAAACTTCGGCAATGCACTTTCgtgtgtttttgtttacagttgAGTCCAACACGTGCGTCGGTCGTTAGCTGCGAATTTGTGCACAAACTTTCTTTAAATTGTGTAGTTTTGAAAGCTTTACACGACCGAATAATCTCTCAAAATGGTGCGCCGATTGAGGAGAACCAAGAAAAGTCAAAAGTACAACTATAACAAAAACCGGAAGCGACTTAACAAGAAGATTCACGGCACCGGCACTGTGAAATGGTAAGCCATATCAAAATTCAAGCGTATGCtagaattagggcgaatgtaACAATGTTACATGATGTTAATTATTGGTTCAGTTCTCGAAtcgtttttaaaatttaatattacagtggggattcgctcgttgggggtccgctacatggaatgactcgattgttggatgttcgctggttggaaaatattccaactaaaaagcactgaAATGTCACCAGAAAATGtaaaactgactttgacgtttgagtaccgtcgcattgaagtctccatatatagaacaaatacgtatgtatatgtgcgttttgtgacgatttgctctccagatgcgttagtgtggagcatttttaccagctgtcagtcgttccaactaacgggtcggattcgctagatggaaggcagtcgtgttccaaccagcgaacccCCGCTGTATTTTAAACATTGGATTGTTCTCCGTGTATCgatggtatcgatatttccttctgATATATCGTATACCAAAATTTGGATAACAATTGTAGGGGTTTCTAGaaaaacaattgatttttaaataCTTGAAAACAGTTCACATACCAATTGTTAATGATGTATCATAAAAGAAGATTAATATCTATCGATCAAAATTCCGATAATATTGAggattcaaaaaattgtttgcaaaTTGTAGAAAACTCAACGTCAGGTAACTAAACGATACAGGAAGTTTGGCCCCttttaaatatatcaaatgatattacgattttgattcaatatatcggtggtatcgatacttcgattcgataatcgtatcgaatcaaatatcgatacctCACAATATCGGAATGTCCCTAAGGTAGATGTACCGATATTCGCCCATCTGCTGGTTGTATAGGGTATGTGTACTATACTAGTATTTGGCACCTTATTCTCTATAAATATCAAGACTAGTGAATATCGTAAGTGAAACGAAAGCTTAAAATCTATATATAgcaagaaaaatataagaactctccataacttatgatcttgcAACGATTAACTCACTtgcaaaaaatctgaactgctacggtaaATAAAATGTGATATGATATGTTgacaaaatgttttaaatgattCTAAAGaaggaattcaaaaaatattgagttCACTTCTTTAGAGAGCGACACTGTTCCCTCGATCCCTAATTCAATCGTTTTCCCCCCGCTACAGCCCGGAAATCAAGAACGACATGGACTTCCGGAAGAACCTGAACACCAACATCTCGGAAATGGGCCTGGCGTTCGATGTGAACAAAGCAATTCCGGTCCCAAACACCAAACGCGAGCGCGCCAAACTGGCACGCTACGTGAACGGCTTCCTTGAAGAGGATGCTTCCGATTCGGAATCGGAAGCACGCAATCCTCCACCCAAAGCGCACGTTGCCAAACGGCTGGAGAAGGACTCCAAAGAGTTCGTGGAAATTCGTTTCCGGTTGTCCAAGGGTCAGGTGCAGTTCGTCACCGGAATGATCGACACGTACGGGTTCAACTACAAGGCGATGGCCGCGGATAAACGGAACTACGAGCAGGAAACGTGGCGACAGATGCGTCAGAAGGTGCGCCGGTTTTTGACCATTCCGCAGCAGTGCACGCCGTACCTGAAGCGGAAGGGATGGCTGGATTGCGATATGAACGATCCCAGCGATCCGCGGTGGAAGGAATACGGCACCGATGATGAGCAGTGATGGCTGGTAAGCATGTTGGAGGATGTCTTATTTACAATATATTCGTCGAAATTAACTAACTATATGAGCTTGTTATTAGAGAAAGCCTTATTCTTATGGGTCTAACATTCCCACTGGGATGGAGCCGGATATTAGCTtaagtgttctaagagcacttacATAGTTCTAATTGATGGCGTAAATAACTACTTGGCTATCCTCACATTTCATTTTGCCATCAGGGGTTTTGCTCGgtcaaattatctgaaactcgGGAATAAGATACACTTACTTACGTACATACATACGAATCATATTGTAGTAAAATATGAGCTGAGTATCTCTCTAAAAACCCCCTGCCGAAGTGAGTCCTGAAAGATTCCTCGCTACCTACAGTTTTACAATTCAACAATTACAGCCAACTTTCGTTCGTGgcactaaacctgtagcccacctagtgaaagaatttcattgattgtacacactcaaaaaaatccaaacgtcattgctacgtgaaaaatcacgtagatcattccaaattcattttgccttcactttacctgactaagataaagatcactaagccattcataaccatcaaatagtgaatcggtaattgttactgaggttacctatcgcacttacgtgaaattcacgtaggtgcctaagttcattttgacatctgcatgttgtacgtacattcggtgttgagcgcaaatcctaagatggcgcccgcttgatttttgaggagcttcagaagctgctgaactttaaccctctaatacccaaccccgcctttagacggggtacactttggaattttgtgtattttttcgtagctcggaaatcaaaatgattttatttttggatttaatCTTCACTTATAACATGCATATAAGTAaggttttttatgacttttgaaacttttttgtatttttgaaaattgtttgaaaaattgtattcctatataacctacaaatgcctggggttcatttaatgtgtaatataaaaaatcgaagcttttacatttttctacgatcaacctatcacagaagaagggCTTGGtggaattaaaataatttcaaacctgtatttccgttaattacacggaaaataaaaataattccagaaaaaaaattaaaatttaatatttttaaaagtaccgtgaaaacttgaatttttattattgccaaaaatcagtaaccagaagaggctccaagaaaaaatgaaaaagaatagggatgttcaaaaataaaaattataaaaatcaaaaaccaaaattcacaaatttgcgaataaaaataaattattgcccaaaacgtgtttagaacgattttagataacgaaaaatgatatttagatcgaaaataaaaatttgggtattagagggttaaacccGGTGTTAGATTGATTGCAAGGTacatatgctttgaataccgaagaatccctgcattacttcatattttatacctgatttataacctctatcaatgatagcacgcgaaggcgaaggctacaacaagacagaccaaactcacaacatttgggaaacaggattcacaatgctcagattgaatataaaaatatcacaatcttttaggTCTACATTTtccttccaaagcctattagagataaggttggtctttattccagttaaatttaatgcaaaaccatctaggtcctattgaaacgctttgtaaaggctaccggaaaatccacgtagctcttacgtgtagCACCGGTggaatggacaaagttcaaaagttcatgcgttcattctgggctacctatgagtaacgtaagagctacgtggaaagtgcgatggaaaaaaaaccacgtatgtttccacgtaacaatgacgtttggattattttgagtgtacgttttaattgggctcccgttagttgggctatagcTCGGGGCACTTCCTCGGATAGAAAAACTTGAGACGCGTGTACACAAGTCACTGGCTttattgaaactgaaaaatcgTTGAATACAGTGTTGTCAGGTTCGACTTTGTTTTTATTCTCTTAAGCTAAGGTGACTATACACTAAGGTGCTCATTCATTCCCAACACTCCTCCTGGATGAGCATCTTTTTATTGTCCTTGCAATCcaattttcgtcaaaaaataCTCAATTTGACAGGTCCGACTGGTTTTGTCAAAGCGTCGGCTGCCATATCTTCACTAGGGCAATACTTTAAATCAACAATTCTCTGTACGCACAACTCACGTATGAAATTCCTTTTCGTATCGATATGTTTTACTCGTCCACTAGAACGCTCCGCTATTGCAAAACTCAAGCATCCCATGTTGTCCTCGTACAAAGTTGTGGGTTTCTCTTGACGTCGTCCATCTTCTCTAAAAGTCGTCGTAGCCACATCGTCTCTTAGCAGGCCAAGGTTGAAGCAAAGATAAATTAAAGACCccgatgtcccttgcagttgcccaaaatttcatggctcataaggtaatctcaAGGGGAAGGTCACTCTACACACTTCATTTGGCACAACTGTGCCATTAGTGCGCCGAGGTGTGCCGAGCGCGCCAAACGCCCTATAAAATTACATGCCATAAACATTcagtgaactgaaattatggaaaaatgttctcagcaagcattgacatgtagttttttttcttgtttgtctcttgtcatacaaaatttaaaatgctCTAAATGTTGCATTACTTTCGTGACATGTACATGTAAATCTTTAATGGAAAGGTTTAGGAAATCGCCCACACGAATTCTAGACAAGACGGGAACTTCGATACGAAGCGTCAACGGTTATGTACAGGAGCATGATGGAAGATAAAGGGATGCAAAGAATTGGAAGAATATTACGAcagaagcacagacaaacagacgttacaGCTAGAACAATAttcagtttttgtttttttcaataacGAAACACAAACATCATCACCCAATGCTAAAAAAATGTAACGCGATTTTGAGTCAACGTAATCGAATGAAAAAGATTCCtcttgcctaagtttgcctAAGCTTTAGTTTTACGAAAAAGTTGAGAGtctaaaaatgtatggaaaacataaattttgttctacgagaaccaaaaatttgtaaatgtGCCCAAAAAAGAGTCTTCAGCCCTAAATCATGTTCcagttcatttaaaaaaataatgaaatattgATAATGCGCTGTCAGTGCGTTCGGGGGTTTACTTTCATATGAGGGACTGCATAACCTTCCGAAATTAGCTTTTATGTCCAGTTGAGAAAAGATATTACAACTTTTCAACGGGTTCTTCGTTTAAAGCTCGAGTAAAGAGTGGCATTGATTCTTCTATGTTTGTTTCCCCAGGTTCCCATACATTTTTTCACCCATTTAACCGCCTTCAGTTCGGTCGATTCCATCACCTTCAGTTCGATCCAGCTGGTTTGGTGCCGCTCTATAGCTTAATTctgaaatataaaaattttatgaatataaAATCAACATGTTGTATATTGTTGTGAGATTCCTCCTGAACCCAACGTGAAAATTTCGTGAAATCCATGTTTGACATATACCAAACAACTCAGGTGGTTCAATGGTTGCTCAGATGGAAATGTCAGTTCACTGTGATTTTATAGCAACCCACATTGGAAAGCTGTGCCAGTCAGTGTGCCAAAATGTGCCATAGCTGCGCAAGGCACactgcgtagagtgaccacccccttgggtaatctagaatgccgtgaaaagtgtattgcgatctgtcaaacttggctaccttttgtactaccgagggaccaaatgcagtactagaagtggtacacaatctgagcccgagtgtgacggacctggttaaAACGTTGTATTCGGCCTCCAAAGATGATAGGGCTACCGAATCCTGGCCTTTGTTGTTCCAGCTGACTGGTCCTCCgccgtagaaaaatataaaaccagtAGTCGATCGTCGAGTACGTCTGTCTCCGGCCCAGTCTGAGTTGGAATATCCTACCAGGTTCCATCCGTCCTTGGGTCCGAACTTCAGCTTGAGATTCTTTATGCCGTTGAGATACTGTaaaaccaggtccgtcacactcgggctcagattgggtaccacttctagtactgcatttggtccctcggtagtgcaaaaggtacccaagtttgacagatcgcagtacactttgaacggcattctagattaccttatgagccataaaattttgggcaactgcaagggacatggaggtctttaatttgtctttgtctTTAAGTTGTCTTTTTATTACCAAATCATAAGAACATTCGAAGAGCAATATTTAAAACTgcgaaataattttgaaactaattcattactttcaaaaattttatggtAACCGAACATCATAAGTACTGCCACCAAGACAACTTCATGCGTATGACACACCATGGTTTTATTCACATTGACGGTGTTTTGTTGTCTTTTTTTATccgattttcatttcaaactGTAAATAAACAACCCAAACTTGTGTAAAATTCAGCTGCCGGAGTATTAACTGATTCGTAAAAATACTAAATGGAGTGCAATAAGGATGCGTAAGTAATGTGGAACTTGAGATTTATCATCGAGATGAAAATTTCCATCGTCCCATACGCaggtaccgggtacccccgttggtttgaccacatttaatctgaacactttttaatttgtaccccgctaatttgcacatcgttcagattaaaaattgtCCAAACATCATTTACCTCGTGGAaaggagtaaagtgaaatggaacgctatggaacggaacgcagaatcaaaacaaaacagcgaaagaggtaaccagaatcacgtttctagggtgactagatgttcaaattaaaaatgaaccccgatggtttgcatgaggtaccgttcaaattaacgggggtgtacggtacgAGGAGGAGGAGTATTTGGAAGAGCCGGGAGACATGGATTCTGATCATCACGATAATGAATGGTTTCCTCAACAACAAACACCCTCTCCGCAGCCTTTGTGTTCTCAGGACCCGTTACCGATTCCGGATGATTTGAGTGAAGTGAACCATTTTCTCCCTGTCGATGGTTCCGACGATGACGaccattcatgttttaattgcTCGATAGTATCCGATGACGCTGCGGAGAACTATTTGTACTTTTTCAAAGCAACAATGTTCCGTCGGCTTTATCGAGGTCAGATGCGCCCAAGAGAAGTGGGAActaagaatgtttttggagatTCTGTTGAGGACGTAATTAAATGCATTTGGAAGTTGTCTGTAGCGCATGTATCGAGATATATCAATTTTGATGATGATGGACCAAAGTGGGCTGAAAAGCAAGTCCCGGACCAAGAAGATATTGAGAAGTTCGTCACGATGCAAGATCAAATGAAAAGGAAGGCCTACACTATTTCTGGAGTCACTCCTCGACTGCTCACTTCATGGAGAGGCAAGCAAATCAAAATGTTCATTCATGCATATTCGGTAAATGTTGAAACCAACCCTCAACACCAAATGGTCCTCAAACAGTTAATTGCACCCAACAATCCAGATCGTTCGGGAGCTCATTCGACCCGGGATAATGCAGCTCTAGCAAAAGAGTTGAAGAACAACCATCCTGAACTGGAAGGCCATCACAGTTCCTGGTTGTCAGCGGCGCATAAacaagaggaaatgaaaaatgCTCCGTCGCCTCCTTTGGAACTTGCGAAGTATTTCAGGTGGACTGGCGTCTCGGAAGCAGCCCGACTACAATCTGTTCATCGGGGGGCATCAGTGGCTCATGCTGTAAATGGAGGATGGATGAAAGATGTTGAGgaagtttttcaaggcatttcttCGGCGGTTTCCATTCTTTCGAATATTGCTCGTAAATTGGAAG
It contains:
- the LOC5563791 gene encoding nucleolar protein 16 translates to MVRRLRRTKKSQKYNYNKNRKRLNKKIHGTGTVKCPEIKNDMDFRKNLNTNISEMGLAFDVNKAIPVPNTKRERAKLARYVNGFLEEDASDSESEARNPPPKAHVAKRLEKDSKEFVEIRFRLSKGQVQFVTGMIDTYGFNYKAMAADKRNYEQETWRQMRQKVRRFLTIPQQCTPYLKRKGWLDCDMNDPSDPRWKEYGTDDEQ
- the LOC110678685 gene encoding uncharacterized protein LOC110678685; the protein is MDSDHHDNEWFPQQQTPSPQPLCSQDPLPIPDDLSEVNHFLPVDGSDDDDHSCFNCSIVSDDAAENYLYFFKATMFRRLYRGQMRPREVGTKNVFGDSVEDVIKCIWKLSVAHVSRYINFDDDGPKWAEKQVPDQEDIEKFVTMQDQMKRKAYTISGVTPRLLTSWRGKQIKMFIHAYSVNVETNPQHQMVLKQLIAPNNPDRSGAHSTRDNAALAKELKNNHPELEGHHSSWLSAAHKQEEMKNAPSPPLELAKYFRWTGVSEAARLQSVHRGASVAHAVNGGWMKDVEEVFQGISSAVSILSNIARKLEGMIAKEKAAEEIIIAVQSAVRPEETEVKSPG